Proteins encoded in a region of the Scomber scombrus chromosome 16, fScoSco1.1, whole genome shotgun sequence genome:
- the rpl15 gene encoding 60S ribosomal protein L15: MGAYRYMQELWRKKQSDVMRFLLRVRCWQYRQLSNLHRAPRPTRPDKARRLGYKAKQGYVVYRIRVRRGGRKRPVPKGATYGKPVHHGVNQIKFARSLQSTAEERAGRHCGALRVLASYWVGEDSTYKFFEVILVDINHKAVRRNPDTQWITKAVHKHREMRGLTSAGKKSRGLGKGHKFHLTIGGSRRAAWKRRNTLQLHRYR, translated from the exons ATGGGAGCATATAGGTATATGCAGGAGCTATGGCGCAAGAAGCAGTCCGACGTGATGCGTTTCCTGCTCCGCGTGCGTTGCTGGCAGTACCGTCAGCTGTCCAACCTCCACCGTGCTCCTAGACCCACCAGACCTGACAAGGCCCGTAGGCTGGGCTACAAGGCCAAGCAGG GTTACGTAGTGTACCGCATCCGTGTGCGCCGTGGTGGCCGTAAACGCCCCGTGCCCAAGGGTGCTACCTATGGCAAGCCTGTGCATCATGGTGTCAACCAGATCAAGTTTGCCCGCAGCCTGCAGTCCACCGCTGAG GAGCGTGCTGGCCGTCACTGCGGCGCCCTGCGTGTGCTGGCCTCCTACTGGGTGGGTGAGGACTCCACCTACAAGTTCTTCGAGGTGATTCTGGTCGACATCAACCACAAGGCCGTCAGACGCAACCCAGACACCCAATGGATCACAAAGGCTGTGCACAAGCACAGAGAGATGCGTGGCCTGACATCTGCAGGAAAGAAGAGCCGTGGCCTGGGCAAGGGCCACAAGTTCCACCTGACCATCGGAGGCTCCCGTCGCGCCGCCTGGAAGAGGCGCAACACCCTGCAGCTGCACCGCTATCGTTAG
- the nr1d2b gene encoding nuclear receptor subfamily 1 group D member 2b produces MESTKAGGVIAYISSSSSSSSPESCHSDSSNGSYQSSSPPHGSSSTRRQLGQPANPALPAGGQNPSGTQKSGRSSSTAKCGITKINGLVLLCKVCGDVASGFHYGVHACEGCKGFFRRSIQQNIQYKKCLKNESCPIMRINRNRCQQCRFKKCLMVGMSRDSVRFGRIPKREKQRMLLEMQSAMNNMMNNSQMHSSQELPIAKPLPTCATQPTSGDTGPTPSSSPSSSLCSSQSDSSSDPQLTVAMDTSPSSSSPNASDSGEEEVIGSVTRAHQETFMYNQEQSSLTGEAPPPSGLQNSGAAKNTTSHRIEERQDAWNHHNNLVTMTTQDPPSSLGPQGPEVSSSSSHCPFRLSRSAASSHCPAYAHGAFRAPSTEGPANGAYSGPLWRGGNRMHLVCPMNTSPQVDPQKSGHEVWEEFSHSFTPAVREVVEFAKKIPGFRDLSQPDQVSLLKAGTFEVLVVRFASLFDVKDRTVTFLGGKKYSMDTLRAMGAGDLLNSMFDFSEKLINLGLSEEEMSLFTAVVLVSADRSGIENVNSVEALQETLIRALRSLITKNHPNESAIFTKLLLKLPDLRSLNNMHSEELLAFKVHS; encoded by the exons ATGGAGTCGACCAAAGCTG GAGGCGTAATAGCCTACATCAGCTCATCCAGCTCTTCTTCCAGCCCGGAGTCCTGCCACAGCGACTCCTCCAATGGCAGCTACCAGTCATCCTCCCCGCCCCACGGCTCCTCATCCACCCGCCGTCAGCTGGGTCAGCCGGCTAACCCCGCACTGCCCGCCGGGGGCCAAAACCCGTCCGGGACTCAGAAAAGTGGACGATCATCCTCCACTGCAAAATGTGGTATCACAA AAATCAACGGCCTGGTGCTGCTGTGTAAGGTGTGCGGCGACGTGGCCTCTGGCTTCCACTACGGCGTCCACGCCTGTGAGGGCTGTAAG ggcttcTTCAGGAGGAGTATCCAGCAGAACATCCAGTACAAGAAGTGCCTTAAGAACGAGAGCTGCCCCATCATGAGGATTAACAGGAACCGCTGCCAGCAGTGCCGCTTTAAGAAATGCCTGATGGTGGGGATGTCTAGAGACT CTGTGCGTTTTGGCCGCATCCCCAAGCGTGAGAAACAGCGCATGCTGCTGGAGATGCAGAGTGCCATGAACAACATGATGAACAACAGCCAGATGCACAGCAGCCAGGAGCTGCCCATTGCCAAACCGCTGCCAACCTGCGCCACCCAACCTACCTCAGGGGACACCGgccccaccccctcctcttctccatCGTCCTCACTATGCTCCAGCCAATCAGACTCCAGCTCTGACCCTCAACTGACTGTGGCCATGGACACCAGCCCCAGCTCATCCTCTCCCAATGCTTCAGACAGCGGGGAGGAAGAGGTGATTGGCTCGGTGACCAGAGCCCACCAGGAGACCTTCATGTACAACCAGGAGCAGAGCAGCCTGACAGGCGAGGCCCCGCCCCCCTCAGGCCTGCAGAACAGTGGTGCCGCCAAAAACACCACCAGCCACCGGATTGAGGAGCGACAGGATGCCTGGAACCACCACAACAACCTGGTCACTATGACAACCCAAGACCCCCCTTCCAGCCTGGGCCCTCAGGGTCCAgaggtcagcagcagcagcagccactgCCCCTTTAGACTGTCCAGGAGCGCTGCCAGCAGCCATTGTCCCGCCTACGCTCACGGAGCCTTCAGAGCTCCGTCCACAGAGGGCCCCGCCAACGGAGCCTACAGTGGGCCCCTGTGGAGAGGAGGCAACAGGATGCATCTG GTTTGTCCCATGAACACATCTCCTCAAGTGGACCCTCAGAAGTCTGGCCACGAGGTTTGGGAGGAGTTCTCCCACAGCTTCACCCCTGCTGTCAGGGAGGTGGTGGAGTTTGCCAAGAAGATCCCAGGCTTCAGAGACCTGTCCCAGCCAGACCAGGTCAGCCTGCTGAAGGCCGGCACCTTTGAG GTGCTGGTGGTTCGTTTCGCCTCGCTGTTCGATGTGAAAGACCGCACTGTCACCTTCCTGGGTGGGAAGAAGTACAGCATGGACACCCTGAGGGCCATGGGTGCCGGGGACCTCCTCAACTCCATGTTTGACTTTAGCGAGAAGCTCATCAACCTCGGCCTCAGCGAAGAGGAGATGAGCCTCTTCACTGCAGTGGTCCTGGTCTCTGCAG ATCGTTCTGGCATCGAGAACGTGAACTCGGTGGAGGCCCTGCAGGAGACGCTGATCCGCGCCCTGCGAAGCCTCATCACCAAGAACCATCCCAACGAGTCAGCCATCTTCACCAAACTGCTGCTCAAACTGCCCGACCTGCGCTCCCTCAACAACATGCACTCTGAGGAGCTGCTGGCCTTCAAGGTCCATTCCTGA